Sequence from the Saccharopolyspora pogona genome:
AGGAGCCCGAGACGGTTGACCAGCCTGCCGGCCACCAGCGAGGTCACCACCGCCATCACCGAGAGCGGGAGCAACCGCAGACCTGCCTGCAACGGCGAGTAACCCAGCATTCCCTGCAACCACAGCGCGAGGTAGGTCAGCGTTCCCAGGTTCAGCATGCGGGTCAGCAGGCTGAGCACCGCCGCTCCGGAGAAAGAGCTGATGCGGAACAGCCCGAGATCAAGCATCGGGTCAGCGCTGCGGCGCTCCACCACCAGGAAGGCCAACAACGCCACGCACGCAACGGCGATCGAAACGACCACGTCGAGTCGACTCCAGCCGCCTTCGGCTCCGGTGACCACGGCGTAGTTGATCGCGAACAGGGTCCCGGCAGCCAGTGCCGTGCCGGGCAGGTCGAACCGCCCGCCGCGCCGGCCCGTACCCGATTCGGCGATCAGGTACGCGGTACCGACCAGCAACAGCACACCGGGCACGAGGTTGACGAAGAACATCGACCGCCAGCCGAAGGTGTCGACCAGCGCACCACCGGCCAGCGGCCCCAGCGCCGCCGCGCCGGCGCTGACACCGCTGAACACACCCATCGCCGAGGCACGCCGCTGCGGCGGGTAGGCCTGCGCCAGCAGCGGAATCGCGGGGGCGTAGGTCATGGCTCCGCCGATGCCCTGCACAGCGCGGGCGATGGTCAACGCCAGCGGTCCGGTCGCCAGTCCGCATGCCACCGAGGACGCGGTGAACACGCCGACACCCACGATGAACATCCGCTTGCGACCGATGCGGTCCGACAACGAGCCCGCCGGCAGCAGTAGCGCGGCGAACACCAGCGGGTAGACACCCACCACCCATTGCAGTTCGGGCAGTGTCGCGCCCAGGCCCGTGGCGATCTCCTCCAGGCCGATGTTGAGGATGGTGATGTCCAACGTCATCAGAGCGCCTGCGACGCAGACCAGCGCGAGCGTCCAGCCCGCGGGTCGCGTTGTGGTCGTGGTCATTTCACCAGCACCGCCAGTTCCGGTGGTGCGACGTCGCTGACGACGGACGGCACCGGCCGGGTCGGCAGACCGGACTCCGCTGCGATCAATTCAGTGTCCACTGTGTACCATTCGTAGCTGTCGGAGACCTCACGCACGAGGACGTCGTCCCGGTGCACCTTCCAGGTGTTGGTGAACCGCATCAGGTCCGGACCGGCGGGTCGCCCGGCCACCCACCACTCGTAACGCTGCCGTCCGAGCCGGGCCGTGAGCGACAGCGTCTGCGGGATCTGCCGGGAAGTGCGCACTCCCATCAGCTCCACCACGACGATCCCGCCCGGCACCAGCCTTTCGGAGAGTCCCCGCCACAACCGCGTACGTTCCGAGGCGTCCAGGTGGCCGACGACACCAAAGATCACCACTGCGGCCAGTCGTGGCGGCAGGTCGAGATCCGGCGCGGATTGCGCGGTGATCGTCACCCGCCCGCGAAGGTCGTCATCGGCGGCGACGCGGCTGGTAAGGATCGCCCGCATCGGCGGCGACGGTTCGGCCGCGACGATCCGTGCCCCCGGGAGGGCGTCGGCGATGACCTCCGTGACGCGCCCGGTCCCCGCGCCGATCTCCAGCACTACTCCAGCATCGGCGTCCACATCGGACAGGACCGCGCGCAAGGGCGGTCCGCTGCTGCGAACCTGCCGATCGGCCACCAGTTCGTAGAACTCCGCGGTCGGTGTGTAGTCGCCGCGCATCGCTCCCCTTCCAGTTTTCACGGCATATCCATCCATTCAGACCCCGTTCTGGCCACCGCCGGATCCAGTCGTCGCAAGATCGCCGCGATCACCTCCTGCCGACGCGGGCCGAGGTAGAAGTGGTTTCCCTTGAAGCTTTCGACATCGGTTCGCCCGGCGGTCATCGACCGCCAACCTTGCGCGCCGGCGACGTCGAGCTCGGGATCGGCGTCGCCGACGAACACTCCGATCGGGCAGGTCAGTTTCGGCTCCGGGCGCGGGCGGTAAGTCTCGATCACGCGGTAGTCGCCGCGCACGTAGCCCAGGACAGCGGCGCGCAGATCCGGGTCGGACAGCACGTCGGTGTCGGTTCCGCCGAGCCGGACCAGCTCGACGCACAGGCCGTCGTCGTCGCGCAAGTGCACGTCACCGGGTTCGGCCTGGTGTGGCGCGGGGCGTCCGGACACCAGCAGCCAGTCCGGCTCGACTACGCCCAGTCGGCGCAGGCGTTGCACTGTTTCGTAGGCGACGATCGCGCCCATGCTGTGTCCGAACACCAGGTACGGGCGGTCCACAATGCGTCGCACGGCGCCCGCGATGCCCTCGACCAGTTCGTCCATGCTTTCGGCCAACGGCTCGGTGAACCGGTCTTCGCGACCTGGATACTGCACCGCGACGAGCTCCACCGATGGTGGCAGTAGCGCCGCCCACGCACGGTAGGCTCCCGCTCCTCCCCCGGCATGCGGCATGCAGACCAGCCGTACCGCCGCCCCTGGGCGCGGGGCGTACCGGCGCAGCCACGGTCCCAGTCGTGAACTCATCGCCATCACCAGTCCACCGGCATCGATTCGAGGCCGAACGTGGCGGCATCGTGCTTGAAGTCCAGCTCCGCGAGCGGCACCGCCAACCGCAGGTCCGGCAGCCGGCGAATGATCGTGCCCAGCGCGATCTCCAGTTCCAGCCGCGCCAGGTTCTGCCCGATGCACTGGTGGATGCCGTAGCCGAAGGCCATGTGGTGCCGACCGGCCCTGGACAGGTCGATCTCGTCGGGTGCGCCGAACACCTCGGGGTCGGTGTTGGCGGCGCCGAGCAAAGCGATGATCCCGTCCCCGGCCGGGATTCGGGTACCGGACACGTCCATGTCGCGGGTCGCCACCCGAAGTGGGATCGAGTCCGCGATCGACAGCACCCGCAGCAGTTCCTCGACGGCGTCGGGCACCCGGGACGGATCTGCACGCAGGGCCGCCAGCAGCTCCGGGCGTTCCAGCAGCAACAGCGTGCCCAGGGCGATCATGTTCGTCGTGGTCTCGCGTCCGGCGATGATGGTGATGCCGATCGTGGACAGCACTTCCTGGCGGGCGGCCTCGCCGGTCAGCAGGTGGTTGACCACCAGCTTGGACAGCAGGTCCTCGCCGGGGTCGGTGGTGCGGCGGTCGACGAGCTCGCCCAGCATGCGGAACATGTTTCCCAGGGCGGCGGTGACCTCCTGCTCGCTGCTGTTGCGACCGCCGGAGATCCTGGTGACGTCGCGGAAGAATTCAAGGTCCTCTGTGGGCACCCCGGCCAGCTCCAGCACTGTGGACGTCGACACCGCGTTGGCGAAGGCCGGGACGTAGTCGGCCGTCGGGCCGGCCGCCTCCATCTCGTCGATCAGGCGGTCCACGGTGGACTGGATGCCCGGTCGCATCGACTTCACCCGCTTGACGGTGAACTCCGCCTGCAACATGCGGCGGTATCGGGTGTGCTCGGGCGGGTCGGTGCGGATGAAGGGCCGTGACTTCGCGGCGGCCTCCCGTTCACCCAGACCCAGTGCGGGCAGGTTCTCGTGCCGGGCATCGGCGCTGATCGACGGGTCGGCGAGCACGGAGCGCACATCGTCGTAGCGGGTGAGGATCCACGCCTGCTTGCCCGTGGGCAGGGTGACCCTCGCGACGGGTTCGTCGGTGCGCAATGCGGCGTAGGCGGCGGGCTGGGTGAAGGGGCATTCACGGCGGATCGGGAACTGCCGCGGCGTCTCGGTGGTGTTCTGCTCGGTCATCGGTGAGTCTCTCCGGTCTGGGGAGTGAGAAGGCCGATCGGTGTCGACCCGGTGGCGGACATCGGCTTCATCGTGAGCCCGGCGCTGCGGGCCTCGGCTGCGACGACGTCCAGGCCGAAAGCACGCCAGTCGTAGGAATCGCCGACCTCGCGGACCAGATTCGGGCCGTCGTGCACCCGCCAGGTGGTGTGCATCCGCACGACGTCGTCGGTCTCCGGCTCAGCCCGGAACCACCACTCGTAGCGCTGGTCGCCGATGGTCTCGGTGGCCAGTCGGGTTTCGGGCACGGACGTTGGACGGGCCATGCTCATCAGTTCCACGACGACGACACCTCCGGGTGCCAGTCGGGCGGCCAGGTCGTGCCACAGCCGGATCCGGTCGGCGGCCGGGAGATGCCCGACGACCCCGCACACCACTGCGGCGGAAATCCTGTCCGGAAGCGTGAGTTCCTGCGCCCGCTCGGCAGTGACCGTGACCCGTGACCGCATGTCCTGGTCGGCGAAAACGCGGCTGGTGAGCACCGCACGCATGTTCGCTGCCGGTTCGCTGGCCAGGATCTCGGCACGCGGGTGTGCGCGGGCCATCGCGATGGTGAGCAGTCCGGTGCCTGCACCGACCTCCACGATCGGACCGACATCCGCGTCCATACCGGACAGTGCGGCGAGCACGGCGGGGGCGCTGTGCTCGCGGACGTGGTTCGCGGCGGCCAGGTCGAAGAACTCAGCCGTCGGCGAGTAGGACTCCACCTCGGCCGGTTCCGGCTCCACATCGGTCAGCTCCGCGACCGCCAGTACCTCCGGTTCGTTCGGCCGGACGACCTCTGGCGGGCCGAGCCGACGCGCGACGTCTGCCCAGACCCGGTTGACCGTGATGTCGTACTGCCCGGCCTTGAGCGGATCCGCACCCTCGGTGATCGCCGCCCGCATCTCCCGCAACGCCCGTCCGATCGCCTCCGGCCATGCCTTGTCGAACACGTCGTGGAACGAGCCCGCCTCGCTGCCCGGCACGATCGATGTGCTGGGCAGCCGGGTCGACGGGCCGTCGAAGACCAGCCGGTGGTCCGCGTCGCGGCGGGCGTGCATGCGCGGGCTCCACAGCACCGGGCCGTGCGTGTCGGCCAACGTGAGCACGCCGCCTTCGGCGGCCAGGGTGATCCGGTGCCACAGCAGGGCATGGTTGTCGCGGTCGGCGGGGTCGAGCTGGTTCTGGACCCGCAGGGAAACCGGCACTCCGCAGATCACCATCGACAGCGAGCGCAGCGGATGGTGTCCGCCTGCCAGCACCGCCAGTTCGTCCGGTGGCTCCACCGGATCGGCCACGCGCCACGGTCGGATCCCGCCCAGTGCGCGCCCAATCACGTCGATGAGCGGGTAGAGCACGTGGATCGGAGTGAGCGCGTCGACGAACAGGGGCCGTTGGCGTGCGCGCAGCCGTGTCGCCGCGTCGATGAACGTCTTGACCGGTCCGACGTGTGGGTAGTGGGAGTTGACCCGGTACTGCACTCCGCGTTTGCGCGCCAGCTTCAGGCAGGCGCTGAGCTCGTCCAGGTGCACCGGGTGTTCCTGCATGACGTGCAGGCCGCGAGCGATCAACTCCTTGGCCAGTTCGGTGCCCGCACCTCCGGAGATGGCCGAACCCACGACGACGCATGCCAGATCGATGTCGTCGGGAAGCGCCTCCACCGCGTCGTAATGCGGCACGCCTTCGCGCTCGGCCAACGCCCGCGAGGCGGCGCCGCCCCGGCTCAGGATGCCCGCCAGGGTGAATTCGGGCTCCAGCGAACGCAGGGCCTTCACGTAGAGGCGGCCGAAGTTGGTGCCGCACACCACGACCCGCAGCGTCACAGCACTCCCTCCTCGGTGTCGGACTCGTCGGCGATCGAGCAGACGTCACCGAGACCCGCGACGACCTCCGCTGGATCGAGTACGTCGCACGCGAAGTGCCCGCCCGAGGGAACCGCGCCCTCCAGCACCGCGAGCACGGTCAGCGCGCCCACGGTGGCGGTGAGCCGATAGCTGCTGGCGGCACGCAGCACCACGGTCCGCTCGGTCGCTCTGCCATCGACGAGCCCGGTCATCGCGAAGACCATCAGGTAGTACTCCTGACGTCCGGCCAAATCGAGATCGGCCGCGCGGACCATCCGCTCCGCGATCTGCTCCGGCGGCGTCGCACCGGCGGTCAGCGACGGCAGGGAGCTCAGCAAGGTCCAGGTCTGTCTTCCCGGCCAGACGTTGAGCCAGTCCAGTTCGCTCAGCCGAAGCGACTCGGCGAGCCGGATGCTTTCGCTACTCAGGATCGGTTGCAGCGCAACGGTTCCCGGGAAGTGCGGCGCCTCGGCGTGCTCCCGGGCGGTCAGCGCCCGGGAGCGGACCCGTCCGTCGCGCCAAGCCGCCAGCGGCTCGCCGAACGCTGCCCCGTCCGCACCACCGGTCTCCAGCGACAGCATCATGTCCACCGCCACCACCGGCGAGCACCGCTCCAGACCGCCGACATGGGCCGACAGGGTCCGGGGCCGGTCGAAGCCGGCGGCCAGCCAGCGCGGGAGGATGCTCGACAGCCCGGGAAGTGTCCCGGCGGATACCACCGCGACCCCGTCACCATCGAGAAGTCCCTTGGCGCGCAGTCCTTCCAGCACCGGGTCGTCCCCGGCGACGTCGATGTAGTGGGCGCCTGCGGACAAGGCCGCGACCGCGACCGCATCCTTGAGGCGATAGGTCGGCCCCGCGCAGTTGAGGACCACGTCGCAGCCCGCGCAGAACTCCGCGAGGCTTTCCCGGTCCTCGGCGTCGACCCGCCGCACGTCTGCGCCGGACAACGCCTCGACGCGCCGAGCACCAAGGCGCAAGCGCACTCCGCCGAACTCACCCAGTGCCGCGACAGCGGCGCTGCCGACCGCACCCGACGCGCCCAGCACTCCTACCATCGGGAGGTTCATGCGATGACCGCCCCGTTCGTGAGATCGGTCAGCAGCTTGAGCACTCCCGGCGAGTGCTGCACGGACAGGCAGCTGAAGTGATCGCCCGCGATGTCGACGATCTCCAGGTCGCCCAGGGTCAGCTCCTCCCAGTGCTCGGTGACCGCGGCTTTGCTGCCGGGGAACGGGTAGGCACCGCTGTGGCGCAGGAACGTGATGTCACCGGCGTAGGGCTCGGGGTCGTAGCGGGTGATCGCGAAAACGCTCTGCCGGAAGGTCTGGAACAGCCTCATCATGTGCTCGGGCTCGTACATGCCCGCCGACGCGGGCACCGCCTCGCACATGCGCGTGATGCGTTGCAGCCGCGGTATGTCCGCGAGCGTGCGGAAGCTCTCTCCGATGTCGGCGAATTGCCCGGTCAACTCGGCGAATCCGCCCTCGCGCATCACTCCTGGCGTGGCCGCCAGCACCTCGGCCGCCGCGGCGGCCACCCGGTTCTCGTCCGCCGGGAAACCCAACGCGCGCGGGTCGATGCCCATCATGACCGCGAACGAGTACTCCGAGAGGAGTTCGTCGTCGAGGCGGAACCGCGGGCTGTGGCTGCTGATCACGGTCAGCGACTCGACTTCGGCGCCCGCCTCTGTCAGGCCGCGTGCTATCTCAGTGGCCAGCAGACCGCCCAGGCAGTACCCGACGACGTGCAGCCTGCACGCGCCGGAGTCGAGCAGAGCACGCACGTAGTCGGCGGCCGTCACCTCGATCAGTCCATCCGGATCGGCGTCGAGGAAAGCCTGCAGGTCCGGGATTTCAAGCGCGGCCACCATGGCGTTGCCCGCCGACCGGCGGCGGATCTCGGTGATCAGCGACCGGTAGGGCATCGCGGTTCCAGTGCCCGCGTGCACCAGGACGGTGACCGGGTCGGTTCCCGACCCGTGCAGGCGTACCAGCGGTGAGGACTTCACGCTCATCGGTGCGTCCTCACCGATCCCGCCGGCGCGGGTGACTCCGCGCAGATACGCGGCGAGCGCCGCCACCGTCGGCTTGCGCAGCATGTGCCGCAGCACGACTTCCCATTCCAGGCTCATCACGTCCGGCACGCGCTCGCGGAGCAACCCGACGAGCCTGGCCACCAGCAGTGAATCCCCACCCAGCGCGAAGAAGTCGTCGTGTCTGCCGACGTACTCGCGGTCGAGCAGTTCGGTCCACAACGCGGCGATCTGGCGCTCGGTCGCGTCGACCGGCTCCCCGGACTCGGCCGCCTGCGACCCGCCGTTGCCCGCCGAGGGCAGCCACGACAGCATCGTCGCCCGGTTCACCTTGCCATTGCCCGTCAACGGCAGCGCATCGACCAGCTGCCAGTGCCCGGGAACCATGTATTCGGGCAGCATCCGAGCCGCATGCCTGGCCAACTCCCCGGGGCTCAGCCGGTGGCGATCGGTCTTGAGCCGGGTCAGGAACAGGTGCTGACCTGCCTGGTGCAGCGGGCTTTCCCGGCCGGGAAGCACTGCGGGCTCGGCCCCGGCCTCGGCGAGCAGGCTCGACCACTGCTCGGCGGTGAGGAACGACTGCCCGCGCTCGGCACGAACGTCGTGGTACGGCCCGTTGCGCACCTCCATGAACTCCATGGACACCTGCAACGCGCAGTTGTCGTCGCGAGTGTTCTCCAGCAGCACCAGCCAGCCACCGGGTACCAGCAGCTCACGGACCCGCGCCAGCGCCACGGTCGCGTCTTGGGTGTTGTGCAGGACGTTCGCACACACGACCACGTCGTAGGTGTTCGGCGAGTACCCCTGCGCGCGGATGTCCTTGCCGACGTCGAACCGCCCGTAGCGCACCCACGGGAACTCGGCGAACCGCTCGCGCGCTTCAGCGAGGAAGAACTGCGAGGGGTCGGTGAAGGTGTACTCGACGGAGTGCTCGGCCAAAGCGGGCACCAGGTCGGCTGCCGTTCCCGCCACACCGCCCCCGATCTCCAGCACCCGCAACGGTTCATCGGAGAAGTGCTGTTCGGCGATGGCACGCACCCCGGAAATGACGGCCTGGTTGAGGTGCTGCATCGCCAGGTTGTCCCGGTATGCGGCTTCCATGGCGTCGGAGGGCGCGCCCGGGTACAGCAGCGCACGGATGTCCAAGTCCCCGCTGAGGAGACTGTCGAGGGAGTCGACGCAGGTGCGAACCGCATCGACCAGGTCGCTGCTCCACCCGGCGCGTTCCTGCGCGGACTCCACCCGCTGCCACGCCTGCTCCCACTCCCCTGCTTCCGGAACTACCAGTCCGGTGAACCGGCCGTCGGTGGTCTGGGTCAGCCGGCCGTGCGTGACCAGCGACC
This genomic interval carries:
- a CDS encoding thioesterase II family protein, with the protein product MSSRLGPWLRRYAPRPGAAVRLVCMPHAGGGAGAYRAWAALLPPSVELVAVQYPGREDRFTEPLAESMDELVEGIAGAVRRIVDRPYLVFGHSMGAIVAYETVQRLRRLGVVEPDWLLVSGRPAPHQAEPGDVHLRDDDGLCVELVRLGGTDTDVLSDPDLRAAVLGYVRGDYRVIETYRPRPEPKLTCPIGVFVGDADPELDVAGAQGWRSMTAGRTDVESFKGNHFYLGPRRQEVIAAILRRLDPAVARTGSEWMDMP
- a CDS encoding class I SAM-dependent methyltransferase, with product MKTGRGAMRGDYTPTAEFYELVADRQVRSSGPPLRAVLSDVDADAGVVLEIGAGTGRVTEVIADALPGARIVAAEPSPPMRAILTSRVAADDDLRGRVTITAQSAPDLDLPPRLAAVVIFGVVGHLDASERTRLWRGLSERLVPGGIVVVELMGVRTSRQIPQTLSLTARLGRQRYEWWVAGRPAGPDLMRFTNTWKVHRDDVLVREVSDSYEWYTVDTELIAAESGLPTRPVPSVVSDVAPPELAVLVK
- a CDS encoding cytochrome P450 — protein: MTEQNTTETPRQFPIRRECPFTQPAAYAALRTDEPVARVTLPTGKQAWILTRYDDVRSVLADPSISADARHENLPALGLGEREAAAKSRPFIRTDPPEHTRYRRMLQAEFTVKRVKSMRPGIQSTVDRLIDEMEAAGPTADYVPAFANAVSTSTVLELAGVPTEDLEFFRDVTRISGGRNSSEQEVTAALGNMFRMLGELVDRRTTDPGEDLLSKLVVNHLLTGEAARQEVLSTIGITIIAGRETTTNMIALGTLLLLERPELLAALRADPSRVPDAVEELLRVLSIADSIPLRVATRDMDVSGTRIPAGDGIIALLGAANTDPEVFGAPDEIDLSRAGRHHMAFGYGIHQCIGQNLARLELEIALGTIIRRLPDLRLAVPLAELDFKHDAATFGLESMPVDW
- a CDS encoding saccharopine dehydrogenase NADP-binding domain-containing protein, with protein sequence MNLPMVGVLGASGAVGSAAVAALGEFGGVRLRLGARRVEALSGADVRRVDAEDRESLAEFCAGCDVVLNCAGPTYRLKDAVAVAALSAGAHYIDVAGDDPVLEGLRAKGLLDGDGVAVVSAGTLPGLSSILPRWLAAGFDRPRTLSAHVGGLERCSPVVAVDMMLSLETGGADGAAFGEPLAAWRDGRVRSRALTAREHAEAPHFPGTVALQPILSSESIRLAESLRLSELDWLNVWPGRQTWTLLSSLPSLTAGATPPEQIAERMVRAADLDLAGRQEYYLMVFAMTGLVDGRATERTVVLRAASSYRLTATVGALTVLAVLEGAVPSGGHFACDVLDPAEVVAGLGDVCSIADESDTEEGVL
- a CDS encoding Gfo/Idh/MocA family oxidoreductase, yielding MTLRVVVCGTNFGRLYVKALRSLEPEFTLAGILSRGGAASRALAEREGVPHYDAVEALPDDIDLACVVVGSAISGGAGTELAKELIARGLHVMQEHPVHLDELSACLKLARKRGVQYRVNSHYPHVGPVKTFIDAATRLRARQRPLFVDALTPIHVLYPLIDVIGRALGGIRPWRVADPVEPPDELAVLAGGHHPLRSLSMVICGVPVSLRVQNQLDPADRDNHALLWHRITLAAEGGVLTLADTHGPVLWSPRMHARRDADHRLVFDGPSTRLPSTSIVPGSEAGSFHDVFDKAWPEAIGRALREMRAAITEGADPLKAGQYDITVNRVWADVARRLGPPEVVRPNEPEVLAVAELTDVEPEPAEVESYSPTAEFFDLAAANHVREHSAPAVLAALSGMDADVGPIVEVGAGTGLLTIAMARAHPRAEILASEPAANMRAVLTSRVFADQDMRSRVTVTAERAQELTLPDRISAAVVCGVVGHLPAADRIRLWHDLAARLAPGGVVVVELMSMARPTSVPETRLATETIGDQRYEWWFRAEPETDDVVRMHTTWRVHDGPNLVREVGDSYDWRAFGLDVVAAEARSAGLTMKPMSATGSTPIGLLTPQTGETHR
- a CDS encoding MFS transporter; the protein is MTTTTTRPAGWTLALVCVAGALMTLDITILNIGLEEIATGLGATLPELQWVVGVYPLVFAALLLPAGSLSDRIGRKRMFIVGVGVFTASSVACGLATGPLALTIARAVQGIGGAMTYAPAIPLLAQAYPPQRRASAMGVFSGVSAGAAALGPLAGGALVDTFGWRSMFFVNLVPGVLLLVGTAYLIAESGTGRRGGRFDLPGTALAAGTLFAINYAVVTGAEGGWSRLDVVVSIAVACVALLAFLVVERRSADPMLDLGLFRISSFSGAAVLSLLTRMLNLGTLTYLALWLQGMLGYSPLQAGLRLLPLSVMAVVTSLVAGRLVNRLGLLPVVVTGFAGFAVGFALLTRIGPDSPWTVALAGFFVLGAAAGLLFPPLITISVAVVPPARSGMASGLVNSFFPLGTALGVSAFGAVLSARVEAGMTEAPEAARAAVAAGRFGGLEPPIVDLAKTAFADGIAAISLVSLGLALLGVLIAVLTIRARQLRG